Proteins encoded together in one Sinorhizobium meliloti window:
- a CDS encoding cytochrome c oxidase subunit 3: MSIVAFFLAAIAAIVVWWLAGQRLTSRPWLEVGHFHDRRGATRLPPAKIGLGVFLTVVGALFSLAISAYFMRMASSDWGALPLPGLLWLNTGILAAGSITLHWTRVEAERRNDEAARIGLLAALALGLAFLAGQLFAWRALSDAGYFLAGNPANSFFYLLTGMHGLHIIGGLFALGRVTAHASQTPLDNRTRLSIELCAIYWHFMLIVWLVLFALFAGWASGVIDFCRQLLT, translated from the coding sequence ATGAGCATCGTCGCCTTCTTTCTGGCGGCGATCGCCGCCATCGTCGTCTGGTGGCTCGCAGGGCAACGCCTTACATCGCGCCCCTGGCTCGAGGTCGGTCACTTCCACGACCGCCGGGGCGCAACGCGTTTGCCGCCGGCGAAAATCGGCCTCGGCGTATTTCTCACCGTCGTCGGTGCGCTGTTTTCACTTGCGATCAGCGCCTATTTCATGCGCATGGCGTCATCCGACTGGGGCGCGCTGCCTTTGCCCGGCCTTCTCTGGCTCAATACGGGCATCCTCGCCGCCGGCAGCATCACCCTGCACTGGACCAGGGTCGAGGCAGAGCGGCGGAACGACGAGGCAGCTCGGATCGGTCTCCTGGCGGCGCTCGCCCTTGGCCTCGCTTTCCTCGCGGGTCAGCTCTTCGCCTGGCGTGCGCTGTCGGACGCCGGATATTTCCTGGCCGGGAATCCGGCCAACAGCTTCTTCTATCTGCTTACGGGCATGCACGGCCTGCACATCATCGGGGGGCTTTTTGCTCTCGGCCGGGTAACCGCACATGCCTCGCAAACACCGCTCGACAACAGAACGCGCCTGTCGATCGAGCTTTGCGCCATCTACTGGCATTTCATGCTGATCGTCTGGCTGGTTCTCTTCGCTCTTTTTGCCGGCTGGGCCAGCGGCGTGATCGATTTCTGCCGCCAACTGCTGACATAG
- a CDS encoding heme-copper oxidase subunit III family protein, with the protein MSAPMKKPAAETLPRPAGLAGLASDWASDQRTFKDVSWGKAMMWIFLLSDTFVFGCFLLAYMSARMSTAVPWPNPSEVFALEIGGTHMPLILIAIMTFVLISSSGTMAMAVNYGYRRDRRKTAALMLLTALFGATFVGMQAFEWSKLIAEGVRPWGNPWGAAQFGSSFFMITGFHGTHVTFGVIFLLIVARKVWRGDFETERRGFFTSRKGRYEIVEITGLYWHFVDLVWVFIFAFFYLW; encoded by the coding sequence ATGTCTGCACCGATGAAGAAGCCCGCAGCAGAAACGCTCCCGCGCCCCGCCGGTCTGGCCGGGCTCGCGTCGGACTGGGCCTCCGACCAGCGCACCTTCAAGGATGTTTCCTGGGGAAAGGCCATGATGTGGATCTTTCTCCTCAGCGATACCTTCGTCTTCGGCTGCTTCCTGCTTGCCTACATGTCGGCGCGGATGTCCACCGCCGTTCCATGGCCCAATCCGAGCGAGGTCTTCGCGCTCGAAATCGGCGGAACGCACATGCCGCTGATCCTCATCGCCATCATGACCTTCGTTCTCATTTCGAGCAGCGGCACCATGGCCATGGCCGTCAATTACGGTTACCGCCGCGACCGGCGGAAGACCGCGGCGCTCATGCTTCTGACGGCGCTTTTCGGCGCCACCTTCGTGGGGATGCAGGCGTTCGAATGGTCGAAGCTGATCGCCGAGGGCGTGCGGCCCTGGGGCAACCCCTGGGGAGCCGCTCAATTCGGCTCTTCCTTCTTCATGATCACCGGCTTTCACGGGACCCACGTCACCTTCGGCGTGATCTTCCTGCTGATCGTCGCCCGCAAGGTCTGGCGCGGCGATTTTGAAACGGAGCGGCGCGGCTTCTTCACCAGCCGCAAGGGGCGCTACGAGATCGTCGAGATAACCGGCCTCTACTGGCACTTCGTCGACCTGGTCTGGGTCTTCATCTTCGCATTCTTCTATCTGTGGTGA
- a CDS encoding cytochrome C oxidase subunit IV family protein: MAHAEIHPAQPAAVHTEHQQHPIKLYLLVWGLLFVLSTLSYLVDYFGLQGYLRWSLILIFMMLKAGLIVAVFMHMAWERLALIYAIILPPLLVLVFVALMVSESNYVLFTRLTFFGGGE, encoded by the coding sequence GTGGCTCACGCGGAAATACATCCGGCACAACCTGCGGCGGTCCATACGGAGCACCAGCAGCACCCGATCAAGCTCTACCTCCTGGTCTGGGGGCTGCTCTTCGTCCTCAGTACTCTTTCATACCTCGTCGATTACTTCGGCCTGCAGGGCTATCTCCGCTGGTCGCTGATCCTCATCTTCATGATGCTGAAGGCGGGCCTCATCGTGGCCGTGTTCATGCATATGGCGTGGGAGCGCCTGGCGCTGATCTACGCGATCATTCTCCCCCCGCTGCTGGTGCTCGTCTTCGTGGCGCTGATGGTGTCGGAATCGAACTATGTCCTCTTCACGCGACTCACCTTCTTCGGTGGCGGCGAGTAA
- a CDS encoding FAD-dependent oxidoreductase — protein sequence MAEFPEKAKVVIVGLGGIVGASIAHHLIERGWDDIVGIDKSGIPTDIGSTAHASDFCYTTSHDYLSVWTTQYSIDFFEKMGHYARIGGLEVARIGDHVWMEEIKRKLSSAKAFGTRAHYVSPAEIKKLFPLIEEDQVMGGMFDPDAGLVIPRSQTVAGKLVDAAEKSGKLQIFGNTPATALLVENGRIKGVVTHRGTIMADHVVVCAGIWGRLIAEMVGEDLPVMPVDHPLTFFGPYNEFEGTGKEIGFPLLRDQGNSAYMRDTGDPRTTEGGQIEWGYYETDNPRLCHPRDILEKHEARLSPSQRDLDMEQIIEPLERAMELTPILGELGYNEGHSFNGLLQVSAAGGPSCGESQKVRGLWYCVAIWVKDGPAYGKLIADWMTDGRTHTDHASIDYARFYPHQLEEKFIEGRCFEAAQKIYFPAVHPREPYASGRNVKRSPFYEREKELGGYFMELGGWERAHGYAANEHLLEKYGNRIPVRENEWDNRHFWRVSNAEHLAMSEDCGIVNLSHFHMVDIEGPDHVELLEWLCAAKIGGDGNIGKGIYTHFLDDEGMVRADFTVFRMSDRCRLVNGADAGPRDFHYMRRVAEDRGLDVTITDVSEKFVTIGIWGPNARETLKKVVAEPAGLDPENFPFAAIKQIEIAGRPVSAFRISYVGEQGWELHMKYEDGLAVWDALRATGVMAFGVETYANSRRMEKSLRLQNADLLTHYNLIEADLARPKVKEADFRGKAKHMEYKAREHQPAMLCTLLMTENTDRNGVKRYPVGNLPVMDPETGEVLVDELGRRSYTTSIAYGPTIGKNIALAYLPWSYCQVGRKLNVEYFAETYPVEVAGVGYKPLYDPENLKPRT from the coding sequence ATGGCAGAGTTTCCGGAAAAGGCGAAGGTCGTAATCGTAGGACTGGGTGGCATCGTCGGCGCATCGATCGCCCACCACCTCATCGAGCGTGGCTGGGACGATATCGTCGGCATCGACAAGTCGGGCATCCCGACGGATATCGGCTCTACGGCACATGCCTCCGACTTCTGCTACACCACAAGCCACGACTATCTCTCGGTCTGGACGACGCAGTATTCGATCGACTTCTTCGAGAAGATGGGTCACTACGCCCGGATCGGTGGTCTGGAAGTCGCACGCATCGGCGACCACGTCTGGATGGAGGAGATCAAGCGCAAGCTTTCCTCCGCCAAGGCCTTCGGCACCCGCGCACATTATGTCTCGCCGGCCGAAATCAAGAAGCTGTTCCCGCTGATCGAGGAAGATCAGGTGATGGGCGGCATGTTCGATCCGGATGCCGGCCTTGTCATCCCGCGCTCGCAGACGGTTGCCGGTAAGCTGGTCGATGCGGCGGAAAAGTCCGGCAAGCTGCAGATATTCGGCAATACGCCGGCAACTGCGCTGCTTGTCGAAAACGGCCGTATCAAGGGCGTCGTCACACATCGCGGCACGATCATGGCCGACCATGTCGTCGTCTGCGCCGGCATCTGGGGTCGCCTGATCGCTGAAATGGTCGGCGAGGACCTGCCTGTCATGCCGGTCGATCATCCGCTCACCTTCTTCGGCCCCTACAACGAATTCGAAGGCACCGGCAAGGAAATCGGCTTCCCGTTGCTGCGCGATCAGGGCAACTCGGCCTATATGCGCGACACCGGCGACCCGAGGACCACCGAGGGCGGCCAGATCGAATGGGGCTATTACGAGACCGACAATCCGCGTCTCTGCCATCCACGCGACATTCTCGAAAAGCACGAGGCACGCCTGTCGCCTTCGCAGCGCGACCTCGATATGGAGCAGATCATCGAGCCGCTCGAGCGCGCCATGGAACTTACGCCGATCCTCGGCGAGCTCGGCTATAACGAGGGCCACTCCTTCAACGGCCTGCTGCAGGTCTCGGCCGCCGGCGGTCCCTCCTGCGGCGAGAGCCAGAAGGTACGCGGCCTCTGGTACTGCGTCGCCATCTGGGTGAAGGACGGCCCGGCCTACGGCAAGCTGATCGCCGACTGGATGACGGACGGGCGTACCCATACCGACCACGCCTCGATCGACTACGCGCGCTTCTACCCGCACCAGCTCGAAGAGAAGTTCATCGAAGGCCGCTGCTTCGAGGCGGCGCAGAAGATCTACTTCCCGGCCGTGCATCCGCGCGAGCCCTATGCGAGCGGCCGCAACGTCAAGCGCTCGCCCTTCTACGAGCGCGAGAAGGAGCTCGGCGGCTACTTCATGGAACTCGGCGGCTGGGAGCGCGCGCACGGCTATGCCGCCAACGAGCACCTGCTCGAAAAATACGGCAACCGCATTCCGGTTCGCGAGAACGAGTGGGACAACCGCCACTTCTGGCGCGTTTCCAACGCCGAACATCTGGCGATGAGCGAGGATTGCGGCATCGTCAACCTCTCGCACTTCCACATGGTGGATATCGAAGGGCCGGACCATGTGGAGCTTCTCGAGTGGCTTTGCGCCGCCAAGATCGGCGGAGACGGCAATATCGGCAAGGGCATCTACACCCACTTCCTCGATGACGAGGGCATGGTGCGCGCCGACTTCACCGTCTTCCGCATGAGCGACCGCTGCCGCCTCGTGAACGGTGCCGATGCCGGCCCGCGTGACTTCCACTATATGCGCCGTGTCGCGGAAGACCGGGGGCTCGACGTCACCATCACCGACGTTTCGGAGAAGTTCGTCACCATCGGCATCTGGGGCCCGAATGCCCGCGAAACGCTGAAGAAGGTCGTGGCGGAACCGGCCGGCCTCGATCCGGAGAATTTCCCCTTCGCCGCGATCAAGCAGATCGAGATCGCCGGCAGGCCGGTCTCCGCCTTCCGCATCTCCTATGTCGGCGAGCAGGGCTGGGAACTGCACATGAAATACGAGGACGGCCTGGCCGTATGGGATGCGCTGCGCGCCACGGGCGTCATGGCCTTCGGCGTCGAGACCTACGCGAACTCGCGTCGGATGGAAAAGAGCCTCCGCCTGCAGAACGCGGATCTTCTCACCCACTACAACCTTATCGAGGCCGACCTTGCCCGTCCGAAGGTCAAGGAAGCGGACTTCCGCGGCAAGGCGAAGCATATGGAGTACAAGGCGCGCGAGCACCAGCCCGCCATGCTCTGCACGCTCCTCATGACGGAGAACACCGACAGGAACGGGGTGAAGCGCTACCCCGTCGGCAACCTGCCGGTCATGGACCCGGAGACCGGCGAGGTGCTGGTCGACGAACTCGGCCGCCGCTCCTACACCACCTCCATCGCCTACGGCCCGACGATCGGGAAGAACATCGCGCTCGCCTATCTGCCCTGGTCTTACTGCCAGGTCGGCCGCAAGCTCAATGTCGAGTATTTTGCCGAGACCTATCCGGTCGAGGTTGCCGGCGTCGGCTACAAGCCGCTCTACGACCCGGAGAACCTGAAGCCGCGGACGTAA
- a CDS encoding NAD(P)-dependent alcohol dehydrogenase, whose amino-acid sequence MAKALVLEKKGQLSLRDIPVRRDLSPADVLIGIRTVGVCGSDVHYYTHGKIGPFVVNEPMILGHEAAGVVLEVGAEVRHLKKGDRVCMEPGIPDLSSRSSKLGIYNVDPSVRFWATPPVHGCLTPEVVHPAAFTYRLPDHVSFAEGAMVEPFAIGVQAALRAAIKPGDVGVVMGAGPIGMMTALAALAGGCSKVYVADLAQPKLDVIGAYEGIETINVRQQAASEALAQATGDWGADVVFECSGAAPAILALPGLARPGGTVVLVGMPVDPVPFDIVGMQAKELRIETVFRYANVYDRAIELIASGKVDLKPLISATIPFDESIAAFDRAVEARPTDVKIQIEMPA is encoded by the coding sequence GTGGCAAAAGCGCTTGTACTTGAAAAGAAGGGGCAATTGTCGCTTCGCGACATTCCGGTCCGGCGGGATCTGTCGCCGGCCGACGTGCTGATCGGAATCCGCACCGTCGGCGTTTGTGGCTCCGATGTCCACTATTACACCCATGGAAAGATCGGGCCCTTTGTCGTCAACGAGCCGATGATACTGGGCCACGAGGCCGCGGGCGTCGTTCTGGAGGTCGGCGCGGAAGTCCGGCATCTGAAGAAGGGTGACCGTGTCTGCATGGAGCCCGGAATTCCGGACCTCTCCTCCCGGTCGTCCAAGCTCGGCATCTACAATGTCGATCCGTCCGTACGGTTCTGGGCCACGCCACCGGTCCATGGATGCCTGACGCCCGAGGTCGTTCATCCGGCGGCCTTCACCTATCGCCTCCCCGACCACGTGTCCTTCGCGGAAGGGGCGATGGTCGAGCCGTTCGCCATCGGCGTGCAGGCCGCCCTTCGCGCGGCCATCAAGCCGGGGGATGTCGGCGTCGTCATGGGGGCCGGCCCGATCGGCATGATGACGGCACTGGCTGCGCTCGCGGGGGGATGCTCCAAGGTCTACGTGGCTGACCTCGCGCAGCCGAAACTGGATGTCATCGGCGCCTATGAAGGTATCGAGACAATCAATGTCCGCCAGCAGGCGGCATCCGAGGCTCTCGCGCAAGCGACGGGCGACTGGGGGGCGGATGTGGTCTTCGAGTGCTCCGGGGCCGCACCCGCAATCCTTGCTCTTCCGGGTCTTGCGCGTCCTGGCGGAACCGTCGTGCTCGTCGGCATGCCCGTCGACCCCGTCCCCTTCGACATCGTCGGTATGCAGGCCAAGGAGCTGCGGATCGAGACGGTGTTCCGCTATGCCAATGTCTACGACCGCGCCATCGAACTGATCGCCTCAGGCAAGGTCGATTTGAAACCGCTGATCTCTGCTACCATTCCGTTCGACGAGAGTATCGCCGCCTTCGACCGCGCCGTCGAGGCGCGCCCCACGGACGTGAAGATACAGATCGAAATGCCGGCGTAA
- a CDS encoding M20 family metallopeptidase, with product MNREDVISIATAIESMKPEFTRLSDSIWDFAELKFEEQRSAGLLAKALEDNDFSVRRGVAGMGTAFIGESGSGKPVIAFLGEFDALASMSQTAGIAEAKPLVEGASGHGCGHNLLGVGSLMAAIALARHLKAHNLPGTVRYYGCPGEEGGSGKTFMVRAGLFDGVDAALTWHPAPFNGVRSTNNLAVLEYFYRFKGVAAHAANAAHLGRSALDAVELMNVGVNFLREHMPQDCRVHYAITDTGGRAANVVQANAEVLYLIRAPEMPQALDLASRVEKVARGAAMMTETEVEIVFDTASTNLLPNITLETAMHDNMVALGPIAFDEADVAFARSIQETFSQEAIKSSIRLYQMKRDVFSNANVDGSSPLHLGLREFEGHSHFRAGSTDVGDVSWVTPTAQCWAPAWAIGTNPHTWQVVAQGKSPIAHKAMAHAAKTLATTGLSLMTSPDLLAAARAEWLEKTDGKSYVCPIPADVMPGSHFHDPSVR from the coding sequence ATGAACCGAGAGGACGTGATCTCGATCGCCACGGCGATCGAATCGATGAAACCGGAGTTTACCCGCTTGAGCGACAGCATCTGGGATTTCGCCGAGCTGAAATTCGAGGAGCAACGCTCGGCCGGGCTGCTTGCCAAGGCTCTCGAAGACAATGATTTTTCCGTTCGGCGCGGCGTGGCGGGCATGGGCACGGCCTTCATCGGCGAGTCCGGCAGCGGCAAGCCGGTGATTGCCTTTCTGGGGGAATTCGATGCACTCGCCAGCATGAGCCAGACGGCCGGGATTGCCGAGGCGAAGCCGCTTGTCGAAGGCGCCAGTGGCCATGGCTGCGGCCATAACCTGCTCGGCGTCGGTTCGCTGATGGCGGCAATCGCACTCGCCCGGCATCTGAAGGCCCACAATCTGCCCGGGACGGTGCGCTATTACGGCTGTCCCGGCGAGGAGGGCGGCTCCGGGAAGACCTTCATGGTGCGTGCCGGCCTGTTCGACGGCGTCGACGCTGCGCTTACCTGGCATCCGGCACCGTTCAACGGAGTGCGCTCCACCAACAATCTTGCCGTTCTCGAATATTTCTACCGCTTCAAGGGCGTGGCCGCGCACGCCGCGAACGCAGCCCATCTCGGCCGTTCGGCACTCGACGCTGTCGAACTCATGAATGTCGGCGTCAACTTTCTGCGCGAGCACATGCCGCAGGATTGCCGGGTGCACTATGCAATCACCGATACCGGGGGCAGGGCGGCGAATGTCGTGCAGGCGAACGCCGAAGTGCTCTACCTGATCCGCGCGCCGGAAATGCCTCAGGCGCTGGATCTCGCCAGCCGCGTCGAGAAGGTGGCGCGTGGCGCAGCCATGATGACCGAGACGGAGGTGGAAATCGTCTTCGATACGGCCTCGACCAACCTCCTGCCCAATATCACGCTCGAGACCGCCATGCATGACAATATGGTGGCGCTCGGCCCGATCGCCTTCGACGAGGCCGACGTCGCATTCGCCCGATCCATTCAGGAGACGTTCTCGCAAGAGGCAATCAAAAGCAGCATCCGCCTCTACCAGATGAAGCGCGACGTCTTCTCCAACGCCAATGTCGATGGATCGTCACCACTGCATCTCGGCCTGCGCGAATTCGAAGGCCATTCACACTTCCGTGCCGGCTCGACCGATGTCGGCGATGTCAGCTGGGTGACGCCGACGGCGCAGTGCTGGGCGCCGGCATGGGCGATCGGCACCAACCCGCATACCTGGCAGGTCGTTGCGCAGGGCAAAAGCCCGATCGCCCACAAGGCGATGGCGCATGCCGCCAAGACGCTCGCCACGACGGGTCTGTCGCTGATGACTTCGCCGGACCTGCTTGCCGCCGCCAGGGCGGAATGGCTGGAGAAGACGGACGGGAAATCCTATGTCTGCCCCATCCCGGCGGATGTCATGCCGGGGTCGCATTTTCATGATCCATCGGTCCGATGA
- a CDS encoding ABC transporter substrate-binding protein has product MKKLLLAGAALLATANMAAARDITIAQSSDLRSNNPGVNRDGNTDSIILHIVEGLVGYNNVGEVKPLLAKSFEMSADGLTYTFKLRTDVKFHNGKPMTADDVVWNWTRYLNPETKWTCLKDFAEGGAAPVAGVKATDAATVEITLAKPSAVFLGLMSRPECGFTGMISPESVAADGSFVQPIGTGPFMWGEWKKGEYIHLEKFPDYVSPANEGKPDGMVGSKRPLADGVKFMVIPDASTVKAGLESGVLDTAEISPDLIPEFQSSETMQLIVARNNGKNLFYIQTRDKVLSNPGVRRAMAMALDLDQLVAAASNGTGEANGSMVSRDSVYFSETQKKRLPYDIEAAKKELADAGYNGEPISIIANKRGNVPSFPAAVMAQAMMQQAGLNVQIEVLDYATQVDRRRSGNYQVISQSVAPRLDPALMYSFYVGDKDENASLMWDDPKAIELMNAAYAEADQGKRQKIFDEFHELMLKEMPGIFLYDMVDVWGATRKLKGQPVWQSNARLWEVSVAD; this is encoded by the coding sequence ATGAAAAAGCTTCTTCTTGCGGGCGCCGCACTGCTCGCCACGGCCAATATGGCAGCAGCACGCGACATCACGATCGCGCAGAGCTCCGATCTGCGCAGCAACAATCCGGGCGTCAACCGCGACGGCAATACCGACAGCATCATCCTCCACATCGTCGAAGGCCTCGTCGGCTACAACAATGTCGGCGAAGTGAAGCCGCTCCTAGCCAAGAGCTTCGAAATGTCGGCCGATGGGCTGACCTATACGTTCAAGCTGCGCACCGACGTGAAATTCCACAACGGCAAACCGATGACGGCCGACGACGTGGTGTGGAACTGGACGCGCTACCTCAACCCCGAGACGAAGTGGACCTGCCTGAAAGATTTCGCAGAAGGCGGGGCCGCGCCTGTCGCCGGCGTCAAGGCCACAGATGCGGCAACCGTCGAGATCACGCTCGCAAAGCCGTCGGCCGTTTTCCTTGGCCTGATGTCGCGTCCCGAATGCGGCTTTACCGGCATGATTTCGCCTGAATCCGTCGCTGCCGACGGCAGCTTCGTCCAGCCGATCGGGACCGGCCCCTTCATGTGGGGGGAATGGAAGAAAGGCGAGTACATCCATCTCGAGAAATTCCCGGATTATGTATCGCCGGCAAACGAAGGAAAGCCGGATGGCATGGTCGGTTCGAAGCGGCCCCTTGCAGACGGTGTCAAGTTCATGGTCATTCCGGATGCCTCGACCGTGAAGGCAGGTCTGGAATCCGGTGTGCTCGACACGGCGGAAATCTCGCCGGATCTCATTCCCGAATTCCAGTCGAGCGAAACGATGCAATTGATCGTCGCGCGCAATAACGGCAAGAACCTCTTCTACATTCAGACCCGCGACAAGGTCCTGAGCAATCCGGGCGTGCGCCGCGCCATGGCGATGGCGCTCGATCTGGATCAGCTCGTTGCTGCGGCCTCCAACGGCACGGGCGAGGCGAACGGCTCGATGGTGTCGCGGGACTCGGTCTATTTCAGCGAAACGCAGAAGAAGCGTCTTCCCTATGACATCGAGGCCGCCAAGAAGGAGCTGGCGGATGCGGGCTACAACGGCGAGCCGATCTCGATCATCGCCAACAAGCGCGGCAATGTGCCGAGCTTCCCGGCCGCCGTCATGGCGCAGGCGATGATGCAGCAGGCCGGCCTCAACGTACAGATCGAGGTTCTGGATTACGCAACTCAGGTCGACCGCCGCCGTTCCGGCAATTACCAGGTCATTTCGCAGTCGGTCGCGCCGCGTCTCGACCCCGCCCTGATGTATTCCTTCTACGTTGGCGACAAGGACGAGAACGCTTCCCTGATGTGGGACGATCCGAAGGCTATAGAACTGATGAACGCAGCCTATGCCGAGGCTGATCAGGGCAAGCGCCAGAAGATCTTCGACGAGTTCCACGAGCTCATGCTGAAGGAAATGCCGGGCATCTTCCTTTACGACATGGTCGATGTCTGGGGCGCGACCAGGAAGCTGAAGGGCCAGCCGGTCTGGCAGTCGAACGCCCGCCTTTGGGAGGTGTCGGTCGCCGACTGA
- a CDS encoding serine hydrolase produces MDRLTDSGPVKERLAEICEAQPFVTRFVVRNLRTGETIERGADEETPSASTRKTSIMMAALKAVHEGRLDLDEPITYEARFAEEVASGMFRYLTPGIVISLRDAITGMMVLSDNVCTKMVFERLTLEEVDSYCKSIGMHGTHHRFLIPPLALPPDHSLTSVTTTTARDQAFLLQTILDAQTSPDAIAKLGTSPQLCAYALQTLKNQILRYAIPSRLPFGTVVAHKGGTGKRGRMNAGIVYRDGAPFYIISAYTDEVPQVMPDGTPGYTMALETIGRLSRACWDGFHS; encoded by the coding sequence GTGGATAGGCTAACCGATTCTGGCCCGGTGAAGGAAAGGCTTGCGGAGATCTGCGAGGCGCAGCCTTTCGTGACACGCTTCGTTGTGCGCAACCTCAGGACCGGAGAGACGATCGAACGCGGGGCCGACGAGGAAACGCCTTCTGCCAGCACGCGCAAGACCTCGATCATGATGGCGGCGCTGAAGGCGGTGCACGAGGGGCGGCTGGATCTCGACGAGCCCATCACTTACGAAGCCCGCTTTGCCGAGGAAGTCGCGAGCGGCATGTTCCGGTATCTGACGCCCGGGATCGTGATTTCGTTGCGCGACGCGATAACCGGTATGATGGTGCTGAGCGACAATGTCTGCACCAAGATGGTGTTCGAGCGTCTGACGCTGGAGGAAGTGGACAGCTACTGCAAATCGATCGGCATGCACGGTACGCATCATCGCTTCCTCATTCCGCCGCTGGCCCTGCCGCCGGACCATTCGCTGACCTCGGTCACGACCACGACAGCCCGCGACCAGGCCTTCCTGTTGCAGACGATCCTGGACGCGCAGACCTCTCCCGACGCGATCGCGAAGCTCGGCACATCGCCGCAGTTGTGCGCCTATGCCTTGCAGACGCTGAAGAACCAGATCCTGCGCTATGCTATTCCGTCGCGTCTGCCGTTCGGTACGGTGGTTGCGCACAAGGGCGGCACGGGCAAGCGCGGCCGCATGAATGCCGGCATCGTCTATCGCGATGGCGCCCCCTTCTACATCATCTCCGCCTATACCGACGAAGTGCCGCAGGTCATGCCGGACGGCACACCGGGTTACACGATGGCGCTCGAGACGATCGGCAGGCTCTCGCGTGCCTGCTGGGACGGATTCCACTCATAA